Proteins found in one Sorghum bicolor cultivar BTx623 chromosome 1, Sorghum_bicolor_NCBIv3, whole genome shotgun sequence genomic segment:
- the LOC8062238 gene encoding VAN3-binding protein isoform X1, which translates to MGDPRARTSAVAAGELRPPEPPLDPLEFLSRSWSASAGRAFAPHPPPTPPPAASPIAEDAACELDDGAVVCGVSAAAASGGSSFSFASAATSQLIMERILAQSQEVAPLTSGRLSHSSGPLTGGGSLSDSPPVSPEIDDAKYCRAVSTPKPQAYRAGNKTVGRWLKDRKEKKKEETRAHNAQVHAAVSVAAVAAAVAAVAAATAAASGSGKDDRAARTDMAVASAATLVAAQCVEVAESMGAEREHLEAVVGSAVNVRTPGDIVTVTAAAATALRGAATLKARALKEVWNIAAVIPVEKGGGVGGGGGGHHQKHGAPKQQQHHHRKLESNGSSISDVSLEEENNFLGICSQELLARGTELLKRTRKGALHWKVVSVYINRMGLVMVKMKSRHVAGTITKKKKSVVIDVCRDVAAWPGRHLLEDGEHRRYFGLRTAEHRVIEFECTSQREYEMWTKGVARLLSIAAERKRLA; encoded by the exons ATGGGCGATCCCCGGGCGCGCACGTCCGCCGTGGCCGCCGGCGAGCTGCGGCCGCCGGAGCCGCCGCTGGACCCGCTCGAGTTCCTCTCCCGCTCCTGGAGCGCCTCGGCGGGGCGCGCGTTCGCGCCCcacccgccgccgacgccgccgccggcggccagcCCCATCGCCGAGGACGCCGCGTGCGAGCTCGACGACGGCGCCGTCGTCTGCGgggtctccgccgccgccgcgtccgggGGCAGCTCCTTCTCCTTCGCGTCCGCCGCCACGTCGCAGCTCATCATGGAACGGATCCTCGCGCAATCC CAGGAAGTGGCGCCGCTCACCTCCGGCCGGCTCTCGCACAGCAGCGGCCCCCTCACTGGCGGTGGCTCCCTCTCCGACAGCCCGCCGGTCTCGCCGGAGATCGATGACGCAAAG TACTGCAGAGCGGTCAGCACGCCGAAGCCGCAGGCATACCGGGCCGGCAACAAGACGGTCGGCCGGTGGCTCAAGGAccggaaggagaagaagaaagaggagacGCGGGCGCACAATGCGCAGGTCCACGCAGCAGTGTCTGTTGCGGCCGTTGCAGCTGCGGTCGCGGCCGTGGCCGCGGCCACTGCTGCCGCTTCAGGGTCCGGCAAGGACGACCGTGCTGCCCGGACAGATATGGCCGTGGCGTCGGCTGCGACCCTCGTGGCCGCGCAGTGTGTCGAGGTGGCCGAGTCCATGGGCGCCGAGCGGGAGCACCTCGAGGCCGTCGTTGGGTCGGCTGTGAACGTCAGGACTCCCGGAGACATCGTCACTGTCACGGCTGCTGCCGCTACTG CGTTGAGAGGCGCGGCGACATTGAAGGCGAGGGCTCTGAAGGAGGTGTGGAACATCGCGGCGGTGATCCCGGTGGAGAAGGGCGGTGGcgttggcggcggcggaggtgggCACCACCAGAAGCACGGCGCgcccaagcagcagcagcaccatcACCGGAAGCTGGAGAGCAACGGCAGCAGCATCAGCGACGTGTCCCTGGAGGAAGAGAACAACTTCCTCGGCATCTGCAGCCAGGAGCTGCTTGCTCGCGGCACCGAGCTCCTCAAACGCACCCGGAAAG GCGCTCTGCACTGGAAGGTCGTATCGGTGTACATCAACCGGATGGGCCTG GTGATGGTGAAGATGAAGAGCCGGCATGTGGCAGGGACGATcacgaagaagaagaaaa GTGTGGTGATCGACGTGTGCAGGGACGTGGCGGCGTGGCCCGGGCGGCACCTGCTGGAGGACGGCGAGCACCGGCGGTACTTCGGCCTGCGGACCGCCGAGCACCGGGTGATCGAGTTCGAGTGCACCAGCCAGCGGGAGTACGAGATGTGGACCAAGGGCGTGGCGCGGCTGCTGAGCATCGCCGCCGAGCGGAAGCGCCTGGCGTGA
- the LOC8062238 gene encoding VAN3-binding protein isoform X2 → MGDPRARTSAVAAGELRPPEPPLDPLEFLSRSWSASAGRAFAPHPPPTPPPAASPIAEDAACELDDGAVVCGVSAAAASGGSSFSFASAATSQLIMERILAQSEVAPLTSGRLSHSSGPLTGGGSLSDSPPVSPEIDDAKYCRAVSTPKPQAYRAGNKTVGRWLKDRKEKKKEETRAHNAQVHAAVSVAAVAAAVAAVAAATAAASGSGKDDRAARTDMAVASAATLVAAQCVEVAESMGAEREHLEAVVGSAVNVRTPGDIVTVTAAAATALRGAATLKARALKEVWNIAAVIPVEKGGGVGGGGGGHHQKHGAPKQQQHHHRKLESNGSSISDVSLEEENNFLGICSQELLARGTELLKRTRKGALHWKVVSVYINRMGLVMVKMKSRHVAGTITKKKKSVVIDVCRDVAAWPGRHLLEDGEHRRYFGLRTAEHRVIEFECTSQREYEMWTKGVARLLSIAAERKRLA, encoded by the exons ATGGGCGATCCCCGGGCGCGCACGTCCGCCGTGGCCGCCGGCGAGCTGCGGCCGCCGGAGCCGCCGCTGGACCCGCTCGAGTTCCTCTCCCGCTCCTGGAGCGCCTCGGCGGGGCGCGCGTTCGCGCCCcacccgccgccgacgccgccgccggcggccagcCCCATCGCCGAGGACGCCGCGTGCGAGCTCGACGACGGCGCCGTCGTCTGCGgggtctccgccgccgccgcgtccgggGGCAGCTCCTTCTCCTTCGCGTCCGCCGCCACGTCGCAGCTCATCATGGAACGGATCCTCGCGCAATCC GAAGTGGCGCCGCTCACCTCCGGCCGGCTCTCGCACAGCAGCGGCCCCCTCACTGGCGGTGGCTCCCTCTCCGACAGCCCGCCGGTCTCGCCGGAGATCGATGACGCAAAG TACTGCAGAGCGGTCAGCACGCCGAAGCCGCAGGCATACCGGGCCGGCAACAAGACGGTCGGCCGGTGGCTCAAGGAccggaaggagaagaagaaagaggagacGCGGGCGCACAATGCGCAGGTCCACGCAGCAGTGTCTGTTGCGGCCGTTGCAGCTGCGGTCGCGGCCGTGGCCGCGGCCACTGCTGCCGCTTCAGGGTCCGGCAAGGACGACCGTGCTGCCCGGACAGATATGGCCGTGGCGTCGGCTGCGACCCTCGTGGCCGCGCAGTGTGTCGAGGTGGCCGAGTCCATGGGCGCCGAGCGGGAGCACCTCGAGGCCGTCGTTGGGTCGGCTGTGAACGTCAGGACTCCCGGAGACATCGTCACTGTCACGGCTGCTGCCGCTACTG CGTTGAGAGGCGCGGCGACATTGAAGGCGAGGGCTCTGAAGGAGGTGTGGAACATCGCGGCGGTGATCCCGGTGGAGAAGGGCGGTGGcgttggcggcggcggaggtgggCACCACCAGAAGCACGGCGCgcccaagcagcagcagcaccatcACCGGAAGCTGGAGAGCAACGGCAGCAGCATCAGCGACGTGTCCCTGGAGGAAGAGAACAACTTCCTCGGCATCTGCAGCCAGGAGCTGCTTGCTCGCGGCACCGAGCTCCTCAAACGCACCCGGAAAG GCGCTCTGCACTGGAAGGTCGTATCGGTGTACATCAACCGGATGGGCCTG GTGATGGTGAAGATGAAGAGCCGGCATGTGGCAGGGACGATcacgaagaagaagaaaa GTGTGGTGATCGACGTGTGCAGGGACGTGGCGGCGTGGCCCGGGCGGCACCTGCTGGAGGACGGCGAGCACCGGCGGTACTTCGGCCTGCGGACCGCCGAGCACCGGGTGATCGAGTTCGAGTGCACCAGCCAGCGGGAGTACGAGATGTGGACCAAGGGCGTGGCGCGGCTGCTGAGCATCGCCGCCGAGCGGAAGCGCCTGGCGTGA